The Leptospira kirschneri serovar Cynopteri str. 3522 CT genomic sequence GCAATATAATTTACAAAACGAAAAAGTATTATCCGCAGTAAGAAATCATACTTTAGGAGCGGAAACTCCCGGACTTTTAGATCTAATACTCTACGCGGCCGATTTTTTAGGTTCGGAATACGCAGAAAAAAATCCGCATTATGCAAATTGGAAAGAACAAGCTAGAAAGAATTTGTATCAAGGTGTTTTGTGTAAAGCTAGAAATACAATAGAAGATTTAATCTCTTCCGAAAAGTCGATTCATCCTCGGACTGTTTTTACATACAATCTTGCAATCTCAAAATGTTTTTTATCCTAAAATATAAGAATATTTTAATTTTATAAAATTATAAGCATTTCTGTTTCTCTATGTGTGAGCTTTATGCGCAGATTGTTTAGAGTACTGGATTTTTTCTGAAACATAGAGTTATTGAAAATTACATAGTGAAGATCTGTGAAATTGTTTCAATGTAACGGAAGCAGATGAAGAATTCATTTTTCAACAACTCTAATGTTTAAAATTCAAAGTAATATAACGTGAGCAGGAATCTATTTCCTAAAATGTCGTTTTTCCGTGAAAAAATGGATGTGGGAACTCTTACAAAAACTTGAAATTACCGTAAACACTAAAATGTGGGAACT encodes the following:
- the yqeK gene encoding bis(5'-nucleosyl)-tetraphosphatase (symmetrical) YqeK → MTSQELEIQIQKFKKIVPTEITKTRWEHSIRVAEIAKELAIIHSKEEAGLAYLAGIVHDITKQKTSEFHKTLFLESGQNELEQLPSAAWHAYSAAIYLKSQYNLQNEKVLSAVRNHTLGAETPGLLDLILYAADFLGSEYAEKNPHYANWKEQARKNLYQGVLCKARNTIEDLISSEKSIHPRTVFTYNLAISKCFLS